One window from the genome of Nocardioides panaciterrulae encodes:
- a CDS encoding ArsR/SmtB family transcription factor, whose translation MGHSRDDVPRRLDAAVARQVATTLQALATPSRVLILSTLRGGPCTVREITEAVGMAQPAVSHQLRLLRNLGLVVGDRHGRHVVYQLHDDHVAELIDQAVHHAEHVRLGSVDRSRVGGPPPVP comes from the coding sequence ATGGGGCACAGCCGAGACGACGTACCGAGGCGTCTCGACGCGGCGGTCGCCCGGCAGGTCGCGACCACGCTGCAGGCGCTGGCCACCCCGAGCCGGGTGCTGATCCTCTCGACGCTGCGGGGTGGTCCCTGCACCGTCCGGGAGATCACCGAGGCCGTGGGCATGGCCCAGCCCGCGGTGTCGCACCAGCTGCGGCTGCTGCGCAACCTCGGGCTGGTCGTCGGCGACCGCCACGGACGCCACGTCGTCTACCAGCTGCACGACGACCACGTCGCGGAGCTCATCGACCAGGCGGTCCACCACGCCGAGCACGTGAGACTCGGGTCCGTGGACCGCTCCCGCGTCGGGGGCCCACCGCCGGTGCCCTGA
- a CDS encoding EcsC family protein: MSVSGNIGKRLAPHLTKTVPGLTTSFVREALHRAIAGVGPLPPAAAAADKQLAEQRGDRQRAVHEVIENHVRYAGVQGFATNLGGVVTAAFAMPANIAGVAMLQCRMIAGIGHLRGYDLDDPRTRNALLACLLGEDQVDQLVRKRRLPAPPMAIATAPTHDPDLDLLISAEVAGELIRRVAGKRLATTVGRRVPVVGGVVGAGVDGYATWRIGRYADRELLPRAIR, translated from the coding sequence ATGAGCGTCTCCGGCAACATCGGGAAGCGGCTGGCGCCGCACCTCACCAAGACCGTCCCCGGCCTGACCACGAGCTTCGTCCGGGAGGCGCTGCACCGCGCCATCGCCGGGGTGGGGCCGCTGCCGCCCGCGGCCGCGGCCGCCGACAAGCAGCTCGCGGAGCAGCGCGGCGACCGCCAGCGCGCGGTCCACGAGGTGATCGAGAACCATGTGCGGTACGCCGGGGTGCAGGGCTTCGCCACGAACCTCGGCGGCGTGGTGACCGCGGCGTTCGCGATGCCGGCCAACATCGCGGGCGTGGCGATGCTGCAGTGCCGGATGATCGCGGGCATCGGCCACCTGCGCGGCTACGACCTCGACGACCCGCGCACCCGCAACGCGCTGCTGGCCTGCCTGCTCGGCGAGGACCAGGTCGACCAGCTGGTGCGCAAGCGGCGGCTGCCGGCGCCGCCGATGGCGATCGCCACCGCCCCGACCCACGACCCCGACCTCGACCTGCTGATCTCCGCCGAGGTCGCGGGCGAGCTGATCCGGCGGGTCGCCGGCAAGCGGCTGGCGACGACGGTCGGTCGCCGGGTGCCGGTGGTCGGCGGCGTCGTGGGCGCGGGCGTGGATGGCTACGCGACGTGGCGGATCGGCCGCTACGCCGACCGCGAGCTCCTGCCCCGCGCCATCCGGTAG
- a CDS encoding rhodanese-like domain-containing protein, protein MHQIPTVSVDGVPDPLPPGLVVLDVREPVEWEHGHIDGALHIPLMQLPQRFSELPEGQALVVCKIGGRSAQAVGYLVQQGIDAVNLDGGMIGWAEAGRAMVSETGQRPHVV, encoded by the coding sequence ATGCACCAGATCCCGACCGTCAGCGTCGACGGCGTCCCGGACCCGCTACCGCCGGGGCTGGTGGTGCTCGACGTGCGCGAGCCGGTGGAGTGGGAGCACGGCCACATCGACGGCGCCCTGCACATCCCGCTGATGCAGCTCCCGCAGCGCTTCTCCGAGCTGCCCGAGGGCCAGGCGCTCGTGGTCTGCAAGATCGGCGGCCGCTCGGCGCAGGCCGTCGGCTACCTGGTCCAGCAGGGCATCGACGCGGTGAACCTCGACGGCGGGATGATCGGCTGGGCCGAGGCCGGCCGGGCGATGGTCAGCGAGACCGGCCAGCGGCCGCACGTGGTCTGA
- a CDS encoding cold-shock protein, whose protein sequence is MTSLGQVRFWRDADGWGVIDSDATPGGCWAHFSSVLVAGYKSLRTGQRVRFAFETAEQDGYAFRTVEAWPADQAPVRTTQEASGPSAAYRSTLTLAFDDEDEGSS, encoded by the coding sequence ATGACGTCGCTGGGACAGGTTCGGTTCTGGCGCGACGCGGACGGGTGGGGAGTCATCGACTCGGACGCCACGCCAGGTGGCTGCTGGGCGCACTTCTCGTCTGTCCTCGTCGCGGGCTACAAGAGCCTGCGGACGGGGCAGCGCGTGAGGTTTGCCTTCGAGACTGCGGAACAGGACGGCTACGCGTTCCGGACAGTCGAGGCATGGCCGGCCGACCAGGCGCCGGTCCGCACCACCCAGGAGGCTTCCGGTCCGTCCGCGGCCTACCGCTCCACCTTGACCCTCGCCTTCGACGACGAGGATGAAGGCAGCAGCTGA
- a CDS encoding putative quinol monooxygenase, with protein sequence MIYITVKKKLKPGTADAYLAASQTYTDATRAEPGNKFYEHYRSVDDPDTILTIEAFDDAAAGEAHVNSEHFQQGVDGSAKQYIAERPDILYIDLPDREGWDKMSEF encoded by the coding sequence TTGATCTACATCACCGTGAAGAAGAAGCTCAAGCCCGGCACCGCGGACGCCTACCTCGCGGCCAGCCAGACCTACACCGACGCGACGCGCGCCGAGCCCGGCAACAAGTTCTACGAGCACTACCGCAGCGTCGACGACCCCGACACGATTCTGACGATCGAGGCCTTCGATGACGCAGCGGCCGGCGAAGCGCATGTCAACTCGGAGCACTTCCAGCAGGGGGTCGACGGCAGCGCGAAGCAGTACATCGCCGAACGCCCCGACATCCTCTACATCGACCTCCCGGATCGCGAGGGCTGGGACAAGATGTCGGAGTTCTGA
- the aat gene encoding leucyl/phenylalanyl-tRNA--protein transferase — MRTPVEPPASAWSFGDPTDYDPLDDLVAIGADLEPGTLLAAYRRGLFPMPSGTPGDPAYWFCPVRRGVLPLDGLVVSRSLRRALRDFEIRVDTAFDEVVAGCADPTRESGWIDHDIRRAYRRLHELGWAHSVEAWQDGRLVGGLYGVALGGLFAGESMFHRVRDASKVALVGLVGLLRDEHAGDRVLDVQWQTPHLASLGVVEISRTAYLRRLGRALEVPTPAGFARPGPAGG; from the coding sequence GTGCGCACCCCCGTCGAACCGCCGGCGTCCGCATGGTCCTTCGGCGACCCCACCGACTACGACCCGCTCGACGACCTGGTCGCGATCGGCGCCGACCTCGAGCCCGGGACGCTGCTCGCGGCCTATCGGCGCGGGCTCTTCCCGATGCCGTCGGGGACGCCGGGCGACCCGGCGTACTGGTTCTGCCCGGTGCGCCGCGGGGTGCTGCCGCTGGACGGGCTGGTGGTGTCCCGCTCGCTGCGCCGGGCGCTGCGGGACTTCGAGATCCGCGTGGACACCGCCTTCGACGAGGTCGTGGCCGGCTGCGCCGACCCCACCCGGGAGTCGGGGTGGATCGACCACGACATCCGCCGGGCCTACCGGCGGCTGCACGAGCTCGGCTGGGCGCACTCGGTCGAGGCGTGGCAGGACGGCCGGCTGGTCGGCGGGTTGTACGGCGTGGCCCTCGGCGGGCTGTTCGCGGGCGAGTCGATGTTCCACCGGGTGCGGGACGCCTCCAAGGTGGCGCTGGTCGGCCTGGTCGGGCTGCTCCGCGACGAGCACGCCGGGGACCGGGTGCTCGACGTGCAGTGGCAGACCCCCCACCTGGCCAGCCTGGGGGTGGTCGAGATCAGCCGGACGGCGTACCTGCGCCGGCTGGGCCGGGCGCTGGAGGTGCCGACGCCCGCGGGGTTCGCCCGGCCGGGTCCGGCCGGGGGGTGA
- a CDS encoding lanthionine synthetase LanC family protein has product MTTDAHREVAEAAWMWVLDHVREEEGPWLPVSVTDGWQDAGPAADRDCLYAGIAGLAPVLSEIAQSRPLTVAERRLAVRIVDRLSAKAATRTEASLYDGLAGDATALRMLAPAHAPIALHRLAELMTLDGWVTTLIEDAPERFLTDVVTGTAGVVMAATWVGGDEAESIALTGCDALLEAADRTVGLDWGSWPGAPSRGPNYSHGTAGIASALAVAGATYGRADLVEAAVLGAKHLLAVGRLDDGGFVVPHTIPPSKREVEPTTYNWCHGPTGTSHLFAALAHAGVTEVNGLGVHDLRRRCLRSVLDSGVPQRLRPGFWDNDGRCCGTAGVGDVLLDAAQDAPDAVDAAALLAAARAMGDALVERSIRVGDRSFWRFVEHRHEPPLLPPGTSWMQGAAGIAAFLFRLARVIDNGLDAPVIDRPDEWWAVPAGVRCSSAPAGFLDAF; this is encoded by the coding sequence GTGACGACGGATGCGCACCGAGAGGTCGCGGAAGCCGCGTGGATGTGGGTCCTCGATCATGTCCGCGAGGAGGAGGGGCCGTGGCTCCCCGTGTCCGTGACCGACGGTTGGCAGGACGCGGGGCCGGCGGCGGACCGCGACTGCCTGTACGCCGGGATCGCGGGGCTCGCTCCGGTGCTGAGCGAGATCGCGCAGTCCCGGCCACTGACCGTCGCCGAGCGACGACTCGCCGTGCGGATCGTCGATCGGCTCTCGGCCAAGGCTGCGACGAGAACTGAGGCCTCGCTGTACGACGGGCTGGCTGGTGACGCGACGGCCCTGCGGATGCTTGCGCCGGCGCACGCCCCTATCGCCCTGCACCGGCTGGCGGAGCTGATGACCCTCGACGGCTGGGTTACGACGCTAATCGAAGACGCACCGGAGCGGTTCCTGACCGACGTGGTCACGGGCACCGCCGGGGTGGTGATGGCGGCGACCTGGGTGGGCGGTGACGAGGCGGAGTCCATCGCGCTCACTGGGTGCGACGCGTTGCTCGAGGCGGCGGACCGGACCGTGGGCCTGGACTGGGGGTCGTGGCCGGGAGCACCCTCCCGAGGACCGAACTACTCGCACGGCACGGCCGGCATCGCCAGCGCACTGGCCGTTGCGGGTGCGACCTATGGGCGAGCGGATCTGGTGGAGGCGGCCGTGCTGGGGGCAAAGCACCTGCTGGCCGTCGGGAGGTTGGACGACGGAGGCTTCGTCGTTCCGCACACCATCCCGCCGTCCAAGCGTGAGGTTGAGCCGACCACCTACAACTGGTGCCACGGGCCGACAGGAACGTCCCACCTCTTCGCGGCGCTCGCGCACGCCGGCGTCACCGAGGTGAACGGCCTCGGGGTCCACGACCTGCGTCGGCGGTGCCTCCGGTCCGTCCTCGACTCCGGCGTCCCGCAACGGCTGCGCCCGGGCTTCTGGGACAACGACGGGCGGTGCTGCGGCACGGCCGGTGTCGGCGACGTACTGCTCGACGCGGCGCAGGACGCGCCGGACGCCGTGGACGCGGCCGCGTTACTGGCCGCGGCCAGGGCGATGGGCGACGCCCTGGTTGAACGCTCGATCCGGGTCGGGGATCGGTCGTTCTGGAGGTTCGTCGAGCACCGTCACGAACCGCCGCTGCTTCCACCGGGCACGTCGTGGATGCAGGGTGCTGCGGGCATCGCAGCGTTCCTTTTCCGCCTGGCGCGGGTCATCGACAACGGGCTGGACGCCCCGGTCATCGATCGACCGGACGAGTGGTGGGCAGTCCCAGCCGGGGTGCGCTGCAGCTCGGCGCCGGCCGGGTTCCTCGACGCGTTCTAG
- a CDS encoding cation diffusion facilitator family transporter, with amino-acid sequence MLRSDPHHDHEHDHVHAHDEGGGHGHEHGHQHGHGLLGHLRELFGGHSHDSADAVDDALEGSAEGIRAVRTSLVVLGVTAILQAVLFGLTGSVALLADTIHNVADALTAVPLWVAFVLAGRSANRRYTYGYGRAEDLAGVFIVAMIALSAVLAGWESLRRLADPQPLADPWVVMVAGLVGFAGNEAVAAYRIRVGRKIGSAALEADGVHARTDGFTSLAVVLGALGALAGWDWADPLVGVLITVAIVAVLRGAARDIYRRLMDAVEPELADRAEDVLAGTPGVVAVPDLRLRWVGHRVRAEATIAVASDLSLREADEVAVEAAARLRTGVPKLVASTVQVRPASGTPTA; translated from the coding sequence GTGCTTCGGAGCGACCCCCACCACGACCACGAACACGACCACGTCCATGCCCACGACGAGGGCGGGGGCCACGGACATGAGCACGGACATCAGCACGGGCACGGACTGCTCGGTCACCTCCGGGAGCTCTTCGGCGGGCACAGCCACGACAGCGCCGACGCGGTCGACGACGCGCTGGAGGGCAGCGCCGAGGGGATCCGCGCGGTCCGGACCAGCCTGGTGGTGCTCGGAGTCACGGCGATCCTGCAGGCGGTGCTGTTCGGGCTCACCGGGTCCGTCGCGCTGCTCGCGGACACGATCCACAACGTCGCGGACGCGCTGACCGCCGTACCCCTCTGGGTCGCCTTCGTGCTCGCCGGCCGGTCCGCGAACCGCCGCTACACCTACGGCTACGGGCGAGCCGAGGACCTGGCCGGGGTGTTCATCGTCGCGATGATCGCGCTCTCGGCCGTGTTGGCCGGCTGGGAGTCCCTGCGCCGGCTGGCCGACCCCCAGCCGCTGGCCGACCCCTGGGTGGTGATGGTGGCCGGACTGGTGGGGTTCGCGGGCAACGAGGCAGTGGCGGCCTACCGCATCCGCGTCGGCCGGAAGATCGGCTCGGCCGCCCTCGAGGCCGACGGCGTGCACGCGCGCACCGACGGGTTCACCTCGCTCGCGGTGGTGCTCGGCGCGCTCGGTGCGCTGGCCGGGTGGGACTGGGCGGACCCGTTGGTCGGCGTCCTGATCACGGTCGCGATCGTGGCGGTGCTGCGCGGCGCCGCGCGCGACATCTACCGCCGGTTGATGGACGCGGTCGAGCCGGAGCTGGCCGACCGGGCCGAGGACGTCCTCGCCGGGACCCCGGGGGTGGTGGCGGTGCCCGACCTGCGGCTGCGCTGGGTCGGCCACCGGGTGCGGGCGGAGGCGACCATCGCGGTGGCGTCCGACCTGTCGCTGCGGGAGGCCGACGAGGTGGCGGTCGAGGCCGCCGCCCGTCTCCGCACCGGCGTGCCGAAGCTGGTGGCGAGCACCGTGCAGGTCCGGCCGGCGTCCGGGACCCCGACGGCCTGA
- a CDS encoding Fpg/Nei family DNA glycosylase, producing the protein MPELPEVEALALDLRGRLRDHAIAQVQLAAFSALKTFDPPISALEGTLVDDVTRHGKFLDIDASGLHLVLHLARAGWVRWRDELPTTPPRPSNKSPLAARVVLEDRSGLDITEAGTRKSLAMYVVRDPLDVPGIATLGPDPLTDDFTLEMLREILQREGRKQIKGVLRHQGTIAGIGNAYSDELLHAARMSPFKPANSLDETELQTLYAAIRDVLGAAVDRSRGLAASELKGEKKSHLAVHGRTGQPCPVCGDTVREVSFADSSLQYCPTCQTGGKPLADRRLSRLLK; encoded by the coding sequence GTGCCCGAGCTGCCCGAGGTGGAAGCGCTGGCCCTCGACCTACGGGGCCGGCTGCGGGACCACGCGATCGCGCAGGTCCAGCTGGCCGCGTTCAGCGCGCTGAAGACCTTCGACCCGCCGATCTCGGCGCTCGAGGGCACGCTGGTCGACGACGTCACCCGGCACGGGAAGTTCCTCGACATCGACGCCTCCGGCCTGCACCTGGTGCTGCACCTGGCCCGGGCCGGCTGGGTGCGCTGGCGCGACGAGCTGCCGACCACCCCGCCGCGGCCCAGCAACAAGTCCCCGCTGGCGGCGCGGGTGGTGCTCGAGGACCGGTCCGGGCTGGACATCACCGAGGCCGGCACCCGCAAGAGCCTGGCCATGTACGTCGTGCGCGACCCCCTCGACGTGCCCGGCATCGCCACCCTCGGGCCGGACCCGCTCACCGACGACTTCACCCTCGAGATGCTGCGCGAGATCCTCCAGCGCGAGGGCCGCAAGCAGATCAAGGGCGTGCTGCGACACCAGGGCACCATCGCGGGGATCGGCAACGCCTACTCCGACGAGCTGCTGCACGCAGCCCGGATGTCGCCGTTCAAGCCCGCGAACAGCCTCGACGAGACCGAGCTGCAGACGTTGTACGCCGCGATCCGCGACGTGCTCGGGGCCGCGGTGGACCGCTCCCGCGGCCTCGCGGCCAGCGAGCTCAAGGGCGAGAAGAAGTCCCACCTCGCCGTGCACGGCCGCACCGGCCAGCCCTGTCCGGTCTGCGGGGACACGGTCCGCGAGGTGTCGTTCGCGGACTCCAGCCTGCAGTACTGCCCCACCTGTCAGACCGGCGGCAAGCCGCTCGCCGACCGCCGCCTGTCCCGGCTGCTGAAGTAG